Proteins found in one Rahnella aceris genomic segment:
- a CDS encoding putative adenosine monophosphate-protein transferase Fic, with protein sequence MNDKLVPGADPYYYTGINVLKNRLEIREEHRLLQAELAFTALRASAMPLGPAVMGLPHMCAVHLSLFQDIYAWAGEFREIDIYKDDTQFCHFEYIEKEGNALMQELEEEAFLVGLPLDNLAERLAHYYTGLNLLHPFREGNGRALRIFIEQLVIHAGYDIDWSKVDRERWLAANKTAVFGDESELVAIFNTVVSEIPEEH encoded by the coding sequence ATGAACGATAAACTCGTGCCCGGTGCCGACCCTTACTATTATACCGGCATCAATGTGCTGAAAAACCGGCTGGAAATCCGTGAAGAACATCGTCTGTTGCAGGCCGAACTCGCATTTACTGCCCTGCGCGCGTCAGCGATGCCGCTTGGGCCTGCGGTGATGGGACTGCCGCATATGTGTGCGGTGCATCTGTCTTTGTTCCAGGATATTTACGCCTGGGCAGGCGAGTTCCGTGAAATCGATATCTACAAGGATGACACTCAGTTTTGCCATTTCGAATATATCGAAAAAGAGGGCAACGCGCTGATGCAGGAGCTTGAAGAAGAAGCGTTTCTGGTCGGGTTACCCCTGGATAATCTCGCTGAGCGTCTGGCTCACTATTACACCGGCCTGAATCTGCTGCATCCGTTCCGCGAAGGTAACGGACGTGCGCTGCGGATCTTCATCGAGCAACTGGTCATTCATGCTGGCTACGATATTGACTGGTCCAAAGTGGATCGTGAGCGCTGGCTGGCGGCCAATAAAACGGCGGTGTTTGGTGATGAATCCGAGCTGGTGGCAATTTTTAATACTGTTGTCAGTGAAATCCCGGAAGAACATTGA
- a CDS encoding YccS/YhfK family putative transporter — MTLWRRLFYHPEVNYALRQTLVLCLPVGICWLFGNLQMGLLFSLCPACCNIAGLDTPHKRFFKRLLVGGSLFAVSSLLLQLMLESWHIPLPLIMLSLALLLGVTGEISPLHARLLPGALVATIFTLSMVGVRPMWQAPVLFAAGTAWYGLFNWAWFRISEEQPMRETLSQLYLQLADYFEAKYSLLTQHTDPETALPPLLTRQQQVIDLIALLYQQLHMLPQHGHHHHHKRLFQRFQVALDLQEHITVSLHQPEEVQKLVEESHAEAVIRRNAQVISTRLRVIADDILYHRLSGRFTMANELTALEKIAARNPDNPVGQFCYYHFSRIARLLRTQRPLYKRDLMNTQPRLPFWPALKSYLSFKSVALRNAARLGIILAIGSSLGLFFNLPKPYWILLTIMLVSQNGYNATRVRIQHRALGTLAGLLIASGLLKLELPEGTTLLCMLLITLLSYTVLRKNYGLAMVGMTVTAVYTLQLLAMNGVHFLVPRLVDTLIGCALAFGGTIWLWPQWQSGLLRQNAHQALEIYQDAIRLLLEESPDTAKLAYTRMQVNQAHNKLFTSLNQAMQEPGFNSHYLADMRLWVTHSQFVVEHINAMTILAREHYMLPEKLATEYLQTCEIALQSCQQRLLYDGPGSENNLFNAPELHPDMPLTEMERHLRRVISHLSVMHTISSLAWKQRPHHGIWLTRRA, encoded by the coding sequence ATGACGCTATGGCGAAGACTGTTTTACCATCCTGAAGTGAACTACGCGCTGCGCCAGACGCTGGTGTTGTGCTTGCCTGTTGGCATTTGCTGGCTGTTTGGCAATTTGCAAATGGGCCTGCTGTTTTCCCTCTGCCCGGCCTGTTGTAACATCGCCGGTCTGGATACCCCGCATAAACGCTTTTTCAAACGCCTGCTCGTCGGCGGTTCACTCTTTGCCGTGAGCAGCCTTCTGCTGCAACTGATGCTCGAAAGCTGGCATATACCGCTGCCGCTGATCATGCTGTCGCTGGCGTTACTGCTGGGCGTCACCGGTGAAATCAGCCCGCTGCATGCGCGCCTGCTGCCCGGTGCGCTGGTGGCGACTATCTTCACGCTGAGTATGGTGGGCGTGCGCCCGATGTGGCAGGCCCCGGTGTTGTTCGCCGCTGGCACAGCCTGGTACGGATTGTTTAACTGGGCGTGGTTTCGTATTTCGGAAGAACAGCCGATGCGCGAAACGCTCAGCCAGCTCTATCTGCAACTCGCGGATTATTTCGAAGCCAAGTACAGCCTGCTGACGCAACATACCGATCCCGAAACTGCGTTACCCCCACTGCTAACCCGCCAGCAGCAGGTTATCGACCTGATTGCCCTGCTTTATCAGCAATTACACATGTTGCCCCAGCACGGACATCATCATCACCATAAGCGGCTATTTCAGCGTTTTCAGGTGGCGCTCGATTTGCAGGAGCACATTACAGTGAGCCTGCATCAGCCGGAAGAAGTGCAGAAACTGGTGGAGGAAAGCCATGCCGAAGCGGTTATCCGCCGAAATGCGCAGGTGATTTCCACCCGTCTTCGGGTGATTGCCGACGATATTCTTTATCATCGTTTATCCGGGCGCTTTACGATGGCCAATGAGCTGACCGCGCTGGAGAAAATCGCCGCGCGCAACCCGGACAATCCGGTAGGTCAGTTTTGTTATTACCATTTCAGCCGCATTGCCCGTCTGTTACGCACACAGCGGCCGTTGTACAAACGTGACCTGATGAACACCCAGCCGCGTTTGCCCTTCTGGCCCGCGCTGAAAAGCTATCTTTCCTTCAAATCCGTGGCACTGCGTAATGCCGCACGTTTGGGCATTATTCTGGCGATTGGCAGCAGTCTGGGTCTGTTCTTCAATTTGCCCAAACCCTACTGGATCTTGCTGACTATCATGTTGGTCAGCCAGAACGGTTATAACGCCACGCGGGTGAGGATCCAGCACCGTGCACTCGGTACGCTGGCCGGATTGCTGATTGCCTCAGGCTTGCTCAAACTGGAACTGCCGGAAGGCACCACGCTGCTGTGCATGCTGCTGATCACCCTGTTGTCCTATACCGTTCTGCGCAAAAACTACGGACTGGCGATGGTCGGCATGACGGTGACTGCAGTGTATACCCTGCAATTGCTGGCGATGAACGGCGTGCATTTTCTGGTACCACGACTGGTCGATACCCTGATCGGCTGCGCGCTGGCCTTTGGTGGCACTATCTGGTTGTGGCCGCAATGGCAAAGCGGTTTGCTGCGCCAGAATGCACACCAGGCGCTGGAAATCTATCAGGACGCTATCCGCCTGCTGCTCGAGGAAAGCCCCGACACCGCCAAACTGGCGTACACCCGTATGCAGGTCAATCAGGCGCACAATAAGCTGTTCACTTCGCTAAATCAGGCGATGCAGGAGCCGGGTTTTAACTCACATTATCTGGCGGATATGCGTTTGTGGGTGACGCACAGTCAGTTTGTGGTTGAGCATATCAACGCGATGACGATCCTCGCCCGCGAGCATTACATGCTGCCGGAAAAACTGGCGACGGAGTATTTACAGACCTGCGAAATCGCGCTGCAAAGCTGTCAGCAACGACTGCTCTACGACGGGCCGGGCAGCGAGAACAACCTGTTTAATGCGCCGGAACTTCACCCGGATATGCCACTGACCGAAATGGAACGCCATCTGCGGCGCGTAATTTCACATCTCAGCGTGATGCATACCATCTCGTCACTGGCGTGGAAGCAGAGGCCGCATCATGGGATCTGGCTGACGCGGCGGGCGTGA
- the argD gene encoding bifunctional acetylornithine/succinyldiaminopimelate transaminase, translated as MAEKSSVDRGTFDKVILPVYSPAKFIPVKGKGSRVWDQQGNEYVDFAGGIAVTALGHCHPALVKALHEQGETLWHVSNVFTNEPALRLAQKLIDATFADRVFFANSGAEANEAAFKLARYYASHRHSPYKSKIIAFHNAFHGRTLFTVSVGGQPKYSDGFGPKPADIVHVPFNDLDAVKAVIDDHTCAIVVEPVQGEGGVTPATKAFLQGLRELCDKHQALLVLDEVQSGMGRSGKLFSYMHYGVTPDILTTAKALGGGFPVSAMLATEDVASVMEPGKHGTTYGGNPLACAVAEAALDIINTPDVLAGINERREKFISALEAINQKYHIFSEFRGQGLLIGAELSDAYKNRAGEFHAAAAEFGLMMLVAGPNVMRFAPSLVIDFADIEEGMERFEKAVGKVCGG; from the coding sequence ATGGCGGAAAAATCATCGGTAGATCGGGGCACATTCGATAAAGTTATTTTGCCGGTTTATTCACCTGCGAAATTCATTCCCGTGAAAGGTAAAGGCAGTCGCGTGTGGGATCAGCAAGGGAACGAGTACGTTGATTTCGCCGGGGGTATCGCTGTGACGGCGCTTGGACATTGCCATCCGGCACTGGTGAAAGCATTGCACGAGCAGGGCGAAACCCTGTGGCATGTCAGTAACGTATTTACCAATGAACCCGCCCTTCGACTGGCGCAGAAGCTGATCGACGCCACCTTTGCCGACCGCGTATTCTTCGCCAACTCCGGCGCTGAAGCCAACGAAGCGGCCTTTAAACTGGCGCGCTATTACGCCTCGCACCGTCACAGCCCGTACAAAAGTAAGATCATCGCTTTCCATAATGCCTTCCACGGTCGCACGCTGTTCACGGTTTCCGTGGGTGGCCAGCCGAAATACTCCGACGGCTTCGGCCCGAAACCCGCTGATATTGTGCACGTGCCGTTCAATGATCTGGATGCCGTAAAAGCGGTGATCGACGACCACACCTGCGCCATTGTTGTCGAGCCTGTGCAAGGGGAGGGCGGTGTCACACCTGCGACCAAAGCGTTTCTGCAAGGTCTGCGTGAGCTTTGTGACAAACATCAGGCGCTGCTGGTGCTGGATGAAGTACAAAGCGGCATGGGGCGCAGCGGCAAGTTGTTCAGCTACATGCATTACGGCGTGACGCCGGACATCCTGACCACTGCCAAAGCGCTCGGCGGCGGTTTCCCGGTTTCCGCCATGCTGGCAACCGAAGACGTGGCCTCGGTGATGGAACCGGGCAAACACGGCACCACCTACGGCGGTAACCCGCTGGCCTGCGCCGTCGCCGAAGCCGCGCTGGATATCATCAATACGCCAGACGTGCTGGCCGGGATCAACGAGCGTCGCGAGAAATTCATCAGCGCGCTGGAGGCCATCAACCAGAAATATCACATCTTCAGCGAGTTCCGCGGCCAGGGTTTGCTGATCGGCGCCGAGCTTTCTGATGCGTATAAAAACCGCGCCGGAGAATTCCATGCCGCTGCAGCAGAATTCGGATTGATGATGCTGGTCGCCGGACCAAACGTGATGCGGTTTGCGCCATCGCTTGTTATCGACTTCGCGGATATTGAAGAAGGGATGGAAAGGTTTGAGAAAGCCGTGGGGAAAGTTTGCGGGGGGTGA
- a CDS encoding aldose 1-epimerase family protein — protein sequence MKKLLVTGIVLGLFSWQATAQTIVLTDAEAGTELGNWKTDNKKLNIAGADFSIEQKVLHGGKQEGSKVITITSKGLTIALSPTRGMDLLHVTGDNIRLGWDSPVQEVVNPAYINLESRNGVGWLEGFNEMMVRCGFEWTGHPVTADGMIYTLHGRAGNTPASKVVVDIADKAPYEITVRGLLKEDTFKKAKLETWTELRYVPGSHSWTIHDTLTNQSDYPRDYQIIYHSNFGQPILEQGARFIAPLKSISPFNDYAKKGLADWQTYAGPTKGFDEMVFNMVPLADAQGKTIAGVVNKAGNKGASIEFDTHQLPLLTLWKNTDTLKQGYVTGIEPGTNYAYPVTIERKQGRVKQLQPGQSTVFELKYSLLPDAQAVKQLEDRVKTLQADHKTDVNETPIAVE from the coding sequence GTGAAAAAATTACTCGTTACCGGGATCGTTCTGGGGCTTTTTTCGTGGCAGGCCACTGCACAAACCATCGTGCTGACGGATGCTGAAGCCGGTACAGAACTGGGAAACTGGAAGACTGACAACAAAAAGCTGAACATCGCGGGCGCGGATTTCAGCATCGAACAAAAAGTGCTTCACGGTGGCAAACAGGAAGGGTCAAAAGTCATCACTATTACCAGCAAAGGGCTGACGATTGCACTGAGCCCGACGCGCGGGATGGATTTACTGCACGTGACCGGCGATAACATCCGCTTAGGTTGGGATTCTCCGGTTCAGGAGGTGGTGAATCCGGCCTATATCAACCTTGAAAGCCGTAACGGCGTGGGCTGGCTGGAAGGTTTCAACGAAATGATGGTGCGTTGCGGCTTTGAATGGACCGGACATCCTGTTACTGCTGACGGCATGATTTACACGCTGCACGGTCGGGCGGGCAATACACCAGCCTCGAAAGTGGTGGTTGATATTGCCGATAAAGCCCCTTATGAAATCACGGTGCGCGGCTTGCTGAAAGAAGACACCTTTAAGAAAGCCAAGCTGGAAACCTGGACTGAGCTGCGTTACGTGCCGGGTAGTCATTCGTGGACCATCCACGACACCCTGACTAACCAGTCGGATTATCCGCGCGACTACCAGATTATTTATCACAGTAATTTCGGTCAGCCGATCCTTGAGCAGGGCGCCCGTTTCATTGCGCCGCTGAAATCAATTTCTCCGTTCAATGATTACGCCAAAAAAGGTTTAGCAGACTGGCAGACTTACGCCGGGCCAACCAAAGGCTTCGACGAGATGGTCTTTAACATGGTTCCGCTGGCGGATGCACAGGGTAAAACCATTGCTGGCGTAGTGAACAAAGCGGGCAACAAAGGAGCATCGATTGAATTCGATACCCATCAGTTGCCGCTGCTGACGCTGTGGAAAAACACCGACACTCTGAAGCAGGGTTACGTTACGGGTATCGAACCGGGCACCAACTATGCGTATCCGGTCACTATCGAACGTAAACAAGGCCGCGTAAAACAACTGCAACCCGGCCAGAGCACGGTGTTTGAACTGAAATATTCACTTCTGCCGGATGCGCAGGCGGTGAAACAGCTTGAGGATCGCGTGAAAACGCTTCAGGCAGATCATAAAACAGACGTGAACGAGACCCCTATCGCTGTTGAATAA
- a CDS encoding YhfG family protein, whose translation MAKKLTLRQQEKLFRERQRQNFQASSALDGLQVEVITLDNEQISQRLTELRKHYER comes from the coding sequence ATGGCGAAGAAATTGACACTCAGGCAGCAGGAAAAACTTTTTCGCGAACGTCAGCGGCAGAACTTTCAGGCCAGTAGCGCGCTGGATGGTTTGCAGGTTGAGGTTATCACGTTAGACAACGAACAAATTTCACAACGCCTCACCGAACTGAGGAAGCACTATGAACGATAA
- a CDS encoding helicase HerA-like C-terminal domain-containing protein, with protein MSEARLIAKAMNEGKPVQDLVILPALANRHGLITGATGTGKTVTLQRMAEQFSRIGIPVFLADVKGDLSGIGAEGVASEKLAARLNDIGVTDWQPQACSIIPWDIFGEKGHPIRATISDLGPLLLARLLDLNDVQSGVLQLVFKIADDNGLLLLDMKDLRAMVQFTGDNAKQFQTQYGNISSASIGAIQRGLLTLEGQGANQFFGEPMLDINDLMKTDKKGHGIINLLAADKLINQPKLYSVFLLWLLAELFEHLPEVGDPEQPKLVFFFDEAHLLFNDAPQALLTKIEQVVRLIRSKGVGIYFVTQNPLDIPDSVLGQLGNRVQHALRAFTPRDQKAVKAAAQTLRANPAFDAETAITELGVGEALVSFLDEKGRPEIVERAMVIAPESKMGMTGDDERNKAINQSPLYGRYEDSIDRESAYEKITAQGFGTINTPQSTGPAKPAAQTPSGGGLMGGLNEILFGSTGPRGGKRDGVVQVAAKSMARDLGRQILRGVLGSIMGGRKK; from the coding sequence GTGATCCTTCCTGCGCTGGCGAACCGACATGGACTGATTACCGGCGCGACCGGTACCGGTAAAACCGTCACGCTGCAACGAATGGCCGAGCAGTTTTCCCGTATCGGTATTCCGGTTTTTCTGGCCGATGTGAAAGGGGATTTATCCGGTATTGGTGCTGAAGGTGTGGCGTCGGAAAAACTCGCCGCGCGGTTGAATGATATTGGCGTGACGGACTGGCAGCCGCAGGCATGCAGCATTATCCCGTGGGATATCTTTGGTGAAAAAGGCCATCCGATCCGCGCGACGATTTCTGACCTCGGGCCGCTGCTGCTGGCGCGATTGCTCGATCTTAATGACGTGCAAAGCGGCGTGCTGCAACTGGTGTTTAAGATTGCCGACGACAACGGCTTGTTGCTGCTCGATATGAAAGATTTGCGTGCCATGGTGCAGTTTACCGGTGATAACGCTAAACAGTTCCAGACGCAGTACGGCAATATTTCTTCCGCTTCCATCGGCGCCATTCAGCGAGGCTTGCTGACGCTGGAAGGTCAGGGCGCAAATCAGTTCTTCGGTGAGCCGATGCTGGATATTAATGACCTGATGAAAACCGACAAGAAAGGCCACGGTATTATCAACCTGCTGGCCGCGGATAAGCTGATTAATCAGCCTAAACTCTACTCCGTTTTCCTGCTGTGGCTGCTGGCTGAATTGTTTGAGCATCTGCCGGAAGTCGGTGACCCTGAGCAGCCCAAACTGGTGTTCTTCTTTGACGAAGCTCATCTGCTGTTCAATGACGCCCCGCAGGCGCTGCTGACAAAAATTGAACAGGTCGTGCGGCTGATCCGCTCCAAAGGCGTGGGTATTTACTTCGTGACGCAAAACCCGCTGGATATTCCTGACAGCGTGCTCGGGCAGCTCGGTAACCGCGTACAGCATGCCTTACGCGCCTTTACGCCGCGTGACCAGAAAGCGGTCAAAGCGGCGGCGCAAACACTGCGCGCGAATCCGGCTTTCGACGCTGAAACGGCGATCACTGAACTGGGCGTTGGCGAGGCGCTGGTGTCATTTCTGGATGAAAAGGGGCGTCCTGAAATCGTTGAGCGGGCGATGGTGATAGCGCCGGAATCGAAAATGGGCATGACTGGCGACGACGAACGTAACAAAGCGATCAACCAGTCGCCTCTGTATGGTCGCTATGAAGACAGCATAGACCGTGAATCGGCCTACGAAAAAATCACCGCACAAGGTTTCGGCACGATCAACACGCCGCAATCCACAGGCCCGGCCAAACCGGCGGCGCAAACCCCTTCCGGCGGTGGGCTGATGGGGGGACTGAATGAAATATTGTTCGGCAGCACCGGACCACGGGGGGGTAAACGTGACGGTGTGGTACAGGTTGCGGCAAAAAGCATGGCGCGTGATTTAGGTCGTCAGATCCTGCGTGGGGTTCTCGGTTCCATTATGGGAGGCCGTAAAAAGTAA
- a CDS encoding aminodeoxychorismate synthase component II has translation MLLLIDNYDSFTYNLYQYFCELGAEVKVMRNDQLTLTDIEQLSPSHLVISPGPCTPDQAGISLQAIAHFSDRLPILGVCLGHQAMAQAFGASIVRARQAIHGKTSPVRHTGRSVFTGLNNPLTVTRYHSLVVAPQTLPDCFEVTAWTERDGGRDDIMGIMHKTLPLHGVQFHPESILSEQGHQLLDNFLKI, from the coding sequence ATGCTGCTGCTGATCGACAACTACGATTCCTTCACCTACAACCTCTATCAATATTTTTGCGAGTTAGGTGCAGAGGTGAAAGTGATGCGTAATGATCAGCTGACGCTCACCGACATTGAACAGCTTTCCCCCTCACATCTGGTGATTTCTCCCGGCCCGTGTACGCCTGATCAGGCTGGCATTTCCCTGCAAGCGATTGCCCATTTCTCCGACCGTTTACCGATACTTGGCGTGTGCCTCGGGCATCAGGCGATGGCGCAGGCGTTCGGCGCGAGCATCGTCCGCGCCCGGCAGGCCATTCACGGCAAAACATCCCCTGTCCGCCATACCGGCAGGAGTGTCTTTACCGGGCTGAATAATCCGCTGACCGTGACGCGCTACCATTCGCTGGTGGTCGCGCCACAGACGCTGCCCGATTGTTTCGAGGTTACTGCATGGACAGAACGGGATGGTGGTCGTGACGACATTATGGGCATCATGCACAAAACCTTGCCGCTGCATGGCGTTCAGTTCCATCCTGAAAGCATTTTGAGCGAGCAGGGGCATCAGCTTTTGGATAATTTCCTTAAAATCTAA